A portion of the Panthera tigris isolate Pti1 chromosome E1, P.tigris_Pti1_mat1.1, whole genome shotgun sequence genome contains these proteins:
- the PLEKHM1 gene encoding pleckstrin homology domain-containing family M member 1 isoform X2, translated as MLSVVENGLDPRAAIPVIKKKLVGSVKALQKQYVSSDTVVTSEDGDANTMCSALEAVFIHGLHAKHIRAEAGGKRKKSAHQKPLPQPVFWPLLKAVTHKHIVSELEHLIFVSTDVGRCRAWLRLALNDGLMECYLKLLLQEPARLCEYYQPTALLRDAEEGEFLLSFLQGLTSLSFELSYKSAILNEWTLTPLALSGLCPLSELDPLTTSGTELQRKESLDSISHSSGSEDIEVQHSGHKIRRNRKLTASSLSLDTAGSSQLSCSLNSDSCLLQENGSKSPDRSEEPMSYDSDLGTANADDSDPSLQEVLSEFSKAQVNSVPTNGLSGLSGEMEIPTGRASLPLPGLEASVPFDVPAEPLPPQASSGTQDGDRKQEPPPQAPGTLGLLQLGTAKAVPSVSILDQRPSSPVREAAARAVSPGSGQQKSLEDDGAARSLGVSSPTSPSRSWISEDDFYRPPQEPPAESPSEPSVASSGGTPESQSGVLQHFSQGPRKSHSTGALDQACVPSPGGRPSRAAAAQEHQNFRVVHRRQMGLSNPFRGLMKLGTVERRGAMGIWKELFCELSPLEFRLYLNTEERTCVENCSLLRCEAVGPAHGDGRFELVFSGRKLALRASSQDEAEDWLDRVREALQKCRPQQEDEWVTIQYPEQPEDPPDAPQGGLPSHPDPPTEPETLQGTQFCWSSAQVPEPDAIKESLLYLYTDRTWMPYIFSLSLESLKCFRVRNNEKMLSDSHGVETIRDILPDTSLGGPSFFKIITAKAVLKLQAGNAEEAALWRDLVRKVLASYLETAEEAVTLGGSLDENCQEVLKFATRENGFLLRYLVAIPTEKGLDSQGCFCAGCSRQIGFSFVRPKLCAFSGLYYCDICHQDDASVIPARIIHNWDLTKRPICRQALKFLTQIRAQPLINLQLVNASLYEHVEQMRLVRRRREQLKLLGDYLGLCRSGALKELSKRLSHRNYLLESPHKYSVADLQQIADGAYEGFLDALIGFASQHVYHCDLCTQRGFICQICHHHDIIFPFEFDTTVRRTEEGLNESLPWSGGTGRAQSGRLAAGACLALCCGNHRSYPVTAPDQRPLSGKSHPPNLHSGPHGSGKLNGWEHPFSVGVSWPRFNPWAQLFKPQSVFDVGKKSSPKSLAASLERELESRASAPVV; from the exons GTTGCAGAAGCAGTACGTGTCCTCGGACACAGTGGTCACTAGCGAAGACGGAGATGCCAACACCATGTGCAGTGCCCTGGAGGCCGTATTTATCCACGGCCTGCATGCCAAGCACATCCGAGCCGAGGccggagggaaaaggaagaagagcgCCCACCAGAAGCCTCTGCCTCAGCCTGTCTTCTGGCCCCTCCTGAAAGCTGTCACCCACAA gCACATCGTCTCGGAATTGGAGCACCTGATCTTTGTCAGCACGGACGTGGGCCGCTGCCGGGCCTGGCTGAGGCTGGCCCTCAATGACGGCCTGATGGAGTGCTACCTGAAGCTGCTCCTCCAGGAGCCCGCCCGCCTGTGCGAGTACTATCAGCCCACAGCCCTGCTTCGAGATGCCGAGGAGGGCGAGTTCCTCCTCAGCTTCCTGCAGGGACTGACGTCCTTATCCTTCGAGCTCTCCTACAAGTCCGCCATCTTAAACGAGTGGACGCTCACCCCGCTGGCTCTCTCTGGGCTTTGCCCGCTCTCTGAGCTCGACCCCCTCACCACCTCTGGGACAGAACTACAGCGGAAAGAGTCTCTGGATTCAATTTCCCATTCCTCAGGCTCGGAGGACATCGAAGTCCAGCACTCAGGCCACAAGATCCGACGGAACCGGAAGCTCACGGCCTCCTCCCTCAGCCTGGACACCGCCGGTTCATCCCAGCTGTCTTGCAGCCTAAACTCTGATAGCTGCCTACTCCAAGAGAATGGCTCCAAGAGTCCAGACCGTTCCGAGGAGCCCATGTCCTACGACTCCGACCTGGGGACAGCAAATGCCGATGATTCAGACCCGTCTCTGCAAGA GGTATTGTCGGAATTCAGCAAAGCCCAGGTAAACTCTGTGCCAACCAACGGACTGAGCGGACTGAGTGGAGAAATGGAGATTCCCACGGGGCGGGCCTCActccccctccccggcctggAGGCCAGCGTCCCTTTTGATGTGCCCGCAGAGCCCCTCCCGCCCCAAGCATCCTCTGGGACTCAAGATGGGGACCGCAAGCAGGAGCCGCCTCCCCAGGCACCTGGCACCCTGGGCTTGCTGCAGTTGGGCACTGCCAAAGCTGTCCCCTCGGTGAGCATTTTAGACCAGAGGCCTTCCAGTCCCGTGAGAGAGGCGGCGGCCAGAGCAGTCAGCCCGGGGAGTGGCCAGCAGAAGTCTCTGGAGGATGACGGAGCTGCACGGAGCCTTGGGGTGTCCTCACCCACCAGCCCG AGCAGGAGCTGGATTTCAGAGGATGACTTCTACCGGCCTCCCCAGGAGCCGCCCGCAGAGAGCCCTTCAGAACCCTCCGTGGCTTCTTCCGGAGGGACTCCAGAGTCCCAGTCTGGGGTCCTCCAGCATTTTTCTCAGGGGCCAAGGAAAAGCCACTCCACGGGGGCCTTAGACCAAGCCTGCGTGCCTTCCCCAGGAGGCCGGCCAAGCAGGGCAGCGGCGGCCCAGGAGCACCAGAACTTCAGGGTGGTGCACCGCAGGCAGATGG gGCTGTCCAACCCATTCCGGGGTCTCATGAAGCTGGGCACCGTGGAGCGGCGGGGGGCGATGGGCATCTGGAAGGAACTCTTCTGCGAGCTCTCCCCTCTGGAGTTCCGCCTCTACCTGAACACCGAGGAACGCACCTGCGTGGAGAACTGCTCCCTGCTGCGCTGCGAGGCCGTGGGGCCAGCCCACGGCGACGGCCGCTTCGAGCTGGTCTTCTCTGGCAGGAAGCTGGCCCTGCGGGCCTCCTCCCAGGACGAAGCCGAGGACTGGCTGGACCGGGTGCGGGAGGCCCTACAGAAGTGCCGGCCCCAGCAGGAGGATGAGTGGGTGACCATCCAGTACCCGGAGCAGCCCGAGGACCCCCCAGACGCCCCCCAGGgtggcctcccctcccacccgGACCCACCCACTGAGCCCGAGACTCTCCAGGGCACGCAGTTCTGTTGGTCCTCTGCCCAAGTTCCCGAGCCAGACGCTATTAAAGAATCCCTTCTGTACCTGTACACGGACAGGACCTGGATGCCCTATATTTTTTCCCTATCCTTGGAGTCTCTGAAATGCTTCCGAGTGAGAAACAACGAGAAAATGTTAAGTGACAGCCACGGAGTTGAGACCATCCGAGATATCCTGCCAGACACGAGCCTCGGGGGCCCATCCTTCTTCAAAATCATCACGGCCAAGGCCGTCCTGAAGCTGCAGGCCGGGAATGCTGAGGAGGCCGCCCTGTGGAGGGATCTGGTACGCAAGGTCCTGGCGTCCTACTTGGAGACGGCCGAGGAGGCGGTGACACTGGGCGGGAGTCTGGACGAAAACTGTCAGGAGGTGCTGAAGTTCGCCACGCGGGAGAACGGCTTCCTGCTGCGGTACCTCGTGGCCATCCCCACGGAGAAAGGCCTCGACTCCCAGGGCTGCTTCTGTGCAG GCTGCTCCCGGCAGATTGGCTTCTCGTTTGTACGACCCAAGCTTTGTGCCTTCTCTGGCCTCTATTACTGCGACATCTGCCACCAAGACGATGCCTCGGTGATTCCGGCCAGGATCATCCACAACTGGGACCTCACCAAGCGCCCG ATCTGCCGGCAGGCTCTGAAGTTCCTGACGCAGATCCGGGCCCAGCCCCTCATCAACCTGCAGCTGGTGAATGCGTCGCTGTACGAGCATGTTGAGCAGATGCGCCTCGTCCGGAGGAGACGGGAGCAGCTGAAACTTCTGGGGGATTACCTGGGCCTGTGCCGAAGTGGGGCCCTGAAGGAGCTGAGCAAGAG gcTCAGCCACAGGAATTACCTCTTGGAGTCTCCCCACAAGTACAGTGTCGCTGACCTCCAGCAG ATCGCGGACGGGGCGTACGAAGGGTTCCTCGATGCCCTGATCGGATTCGCCTCCCAGCACGTCTACCACTGCGACCTGTGCACCCAGCGTGGCTTCATCTGCCAGATCTGCCACCACCACGACATCATCTTCCCCTTCGAGTTTGACACCACCGTCAG ACGGACCGAGGAGGGACTGAATGAGTCACTGCCCTGGAGTGGTGGCACAGGCCGGGCACAAAGTGGGCGCCTGGCGGCtggtgcctgcctggctctctGCTGCGGTAATCATCGTTCCTATCCCGTTACCGCTCCTGATCAGAGGCCTCTAAGTGGAAAGAGTCACCCACCAAACCTCCATTCCGGCCCACACGGGAGTGGAAAACTGAACGGGTGGGAGCATCCATTTTCAGTAGGCGTCTCCTGGCCCAGATTCAACCCCTGGGCTCAGCTTTTTAAACCGCAGAGTGTTTTCGACGTGGGCAAGAAATCATCCCCTAAGTCTCTAGCGGCCTCTCTGGAACGTGAATTAGAATCGAGAGCGTCCGCGCCTGTGGTGTGA
- the PLEKHM1 gene encoding pleckstrin homology domain-containing family M member 1 isoform X4 — protein MLSVVENGLDPRAAIPVIKKKLVGSVKALQKQYVSSDTVVTSEDGDANTMCSALEAVFIHGLHAKHIRAEAGGKRKKSAHQKPLPQPVFWPLLKAVTHKHIVSELEHLIFVSTDVGRCRAWLRLALNDGLMECYLKLLLQEPARLCEYYQPTALLRDAEEGEFLLSFLQGLTSLSFELSYKSAILNEWTLTPLALSGLCPLSELDPLTTSGTELQRKESLDSISHSSGSEDIEVQHSGHKIRRNRKLTASSLSLDTAGSSQLSCSLNSDSCLLQENGSKSPDRSEEPMSYDSDLGTANADDSDPSLQEVLSEFSKAQVNSVPTNGLSGLSGEMEIPTGRASLPLPGLEASVPFDVPAEPLPPQASSGTQDGDRKQEPPPQAPGTLGLLQLGTAKAVPSVSILDQRPSSPVREAAARAVSPGSGQQKSLEDDGAARSLGVSSPTSPKSRSWISEDDFYRPPQEPPAESPSEPSVASSGGTPESQSGVLQHFSQGPRKSHSTGALDQACVPSPGGRPSRAAAAQEHQNFRVVHRRQMGLSNPFRGLMKLGTVERRGAMGIWKELFCELSPLEFRLYLNTEERTCVENCSLLRCEAVGPAHGDGRFELVFSGRKLALRASSQDEAEDWLDRVREALQKCRPQQEDEWVTIQYPEQPEDPPDAPQGGLPSHPDPPTEPETLQGTQFCWSSAQVPEPDAIKESLLYLYTDRTWMPYIFSLSLESLKCFRVRNNEKMLSDSHGVETIRDILPDTSLGGPSFFKIITAKAVLKLQAGNAEEAALWRDLVRKVLASYLETAEEAVTLGGSLDENCQEVLKFATRENGFLLRYLVAIPTEKGLDSQGCFCAGCSRQIGFSFVRPKLCAFSGLYYCDICHQDDASVIPARIIHNWDLTKRPICRQALKFLTQIRAQPLINLQLVNASLYEHVEQMRLVRRRREQLKLLGDYLGLCRSGALKELSKRLSHRNYLLESPHKYSVADLQQIADGAYEGFLDALIGFASQHVYHCDLCTQRGFICQICHHHDIIFPFEFDTTVRFNPWAQLFKPQSVFDVGKKSSPKSLAASLERELESRASAPVV, from the exons GTTGCAGAAGCAGTACGTGTCCTCGGACACAGTGGTCACTAGCGAAGACGGAGATGCCAACACCATGTGCAGTGCCCTGGAGGCCGTATTTATCCACGGCCTGCATGCCAAGCACATCCGAGCCGAGGccggagggaaaaggaagaagagcgCCCACCAGAAGCCTCTGCCTCAGCCTGTCTTCTGGCCCCTCCTGAAAGCTGTCACCCACAA gCACATCGTCTCGGAATTGGAGCACCTGATCTTTGTCAGCACGGACGTGGGCCGCTGCCGGGCCTGGCTGAGGCTGGCCCTCAATGACGGCCTGATGGAGTGCTACCTGAAGCTGCTCCTCCAGGAGCCCGCCCGCCTGTGCGAGTACTATCAGCCCACAGCCCTGCTTCGAGATGCCGAGGAGGGCGAGTTCCTCCTCAGCTTCCTGCAGGGACTGACGTCCTTATCCTTCGAGCTCTCCTACAAGTCCGCCATCTTAAACGAGTGGACGCTCACCCCGCTGGCTCTCTCTGGGCTTTGCCCGCTCTCTGAGCTCGACCCCCTCACCACCTCTGGGACAGAACTACAGCGGAAAGAGTCTCTGGATTCAATTTCCCATTCCTCAGGCTCGGAGGACATCGAAGTCCAGCACTCAGGCCACAAGATCCGACGGAACCGGAAGCTCACGGCCTCCTCCCTCAGCCTGGACACCGCCGGTTCATCCCAGCTGTCTTGCAGCCTAAACTCTGATAGCTGCCTACTCCAAGAGAATGGCTCCAAGAGTCCAGACCGTTCCGAGGAGCCCATGTCCTACGACTCCGACCTGGGGACAGCAAATGCCGATGATTCAGACCCGTCTCTGCAAGA GGTATTGTCGGAATTCAGCAAAGCCCAGGTAAACTCTGTGCCAACCAACGGACTGAGCGGACTGAGTGGAGAAATGGAGATTCCCACGGGGCGGGCCTCActccccctccccggcctggAGGCCAGCGTCCCTTTTGATGTGCCCGCAGAGCCCCTCCCGCCCCAAGCATCCTCTGGGACTCAAGATGGGGACCGCAAGCAGGAGCCGCCTCCCCAGGCACCTGGCACCCTGGGCTTGCTGCAGTTGGGCACTGCCAAAGCTGTCCCCTCGGTGAGCATTTTAGACCAGAGGCCTTCCAGTCCCGTGAGAGAGGCGGCGGCCAGAGCAGTCAGCCCGGGGAGTGGCCAGCAGAAGTCTCTGGAGGATGACGGAGCTGCACGGAGCCTTGGGGTGTCCTCACCCACCAGCCCG AAGAGCAGGAGCTGGATTTCAGAGGATGACTTCTACCGGCCTCCCCAGGAGCCGCCCGCAGAGAGCCCTTCAGAACCCTCCGTGGCTTCTTCCGGAGGGACTCCAGAGTCCCAGTCTGGGGTCCTCCAGCATTTTTCTCAGGGGCCAAGGAAAAGCCACTCCACGGGGGCCTTAGACCAAGCCTGCGTGCCTTCCCCAGGAGGCCGGCCAAGCAGGGCAGCGGCGGCCCAGGAGCACCAGAACTTCAGGGTGGTGCACCGCAGGCAGATGG gGCTGTCCAACCCATTCCGGGGTCTCATGAAGCTGGGCACCGTGGAGCGGCGGGGGGCGATGGGCATCTGGAAGGAACTCTTCTGCGAGCTCTCCCCTCTGGAGTTCCGCCTCTACCTGAACACCGAGGAACGCACCTGCGTGGAGAACTGCTCCCTGCTGCGCTGCGAGGCCGTGGGGCCAGCCCACGGCGACGGCCGCTTCGAGCTGGTCTTCTCTGGCAGGAAGCTGGCCCTGCGGGCCTCCTCCCAGGACGAAGCCGAGGACTGGCTGGACCGGGTGCGGGAGGCCCTACAGAAGTGCCGGCCCCAGCAGGAGGATGAGTGGGTGACCATCCAGTACCCGGAGCAGCCCGAGGACCCCCCAGACGCCCCCCAGGgtggcctcccctcccacccgGACCCACCCACTGAGCCCGAGACTCTCCAGGGCACGCAGTTCTGTTGGTCCTCTGCCCAAGTTCCCGAGCCAGACGCTATTAAAGAATCCCTTCTGTACCTGTACACGGACAGGACCTGGATGCCCTATATTTTTTCCCTATCCTTGGAGTCTCTGAAATGCTTCCGAGTGAGAAACAACGAGAAAATGTTAAGTGACAGCCACGGAGTTGAGACCATCCGAGATATCCTGCCAGACACGAGCCTCGGGGGCCCATCCTTCTTCAAAATCATCACGGCCAAGGCCGTCCTGAAGCTGCAGGCCGGGAATGCTGAGGAGGCCGCCCTGTGGAGGGATCTGGTACGCAAGGTCCTGGCGTCCTACTTGGAGACGGCCGAGGAGGCGGTGACACTGGGCGGGAGTCTGGACGAAAACTGTCAGGAGGTGCTGAAGTTCGCCACGCGGGAGAACGGCTTCCTGCTGCGGTACCTCGTGGCCATCCCCACGGAGAAAGGCCTCGACTCCCAGGGCTGCTTCTGTGCAG GCTGCTCCCGGCAGATTGGCTTCTCGTTTGTACGACCCAAGCTTTGTGCCTTCTCTGGCCTCTATTACTGCGACATCTGCCACCAAGACGATGCCTCGGTGATTCCGGCCAGGATCATCCACAACTGGGACCTCACCAAGCGCCCG ATCTGCCGGCAGGCTCTGAAGTTCCTGACGCAGATCCGGGCCCAGCCCCTCATCAACCTGCAGCTGGTGAATGCGTCGCTGTACGAGCATGTTGAGCAGATGCGCCTCGTCCGGAGGAGACGGGAGCAGCTGAAACTTCTGGGGGATTACCTGGGCCTGTGCCGAAGTGGGGCCCTGAAGGAGCTGAGCAAGAG gcTCAGCCACAGGAATTACCTCTTGGAGTCTCCCCACAAGTACAGTGTCGCTGACCTCCAGCAG ATCGCGGACGGGGCGTACGAAGGGTTCCTCGATGCCCTGATCGGATTCGCCTCCCAGCACGTCTACCACTGCGACCTGTGCACCCAGCGTGGCTTCATCTGCCAGATCTGCCACCACCACGACATCATCTTCCCCTTCGAGTTTGACACCACCGTCAG ATTCAACCCCTGGGCTCAGCTTTTTAAACCGCAGAGTGTTTTCGACGTGGGCAAGAAATCATCCCCTAAGTCTCTAGCGGCCTCTCTGGAACGTGAATTAGAATCGAGAGCGTCCGCGCCTGTGGTGTGA
- the PLEKHM1 gene encoding pleckstrin homology domain-containing family M member 1 isoform X6, whose protein sequence is MLSVVENGLDPRAAIPVIKKKLVGSVKALQKQYVSSDTVVTSEDGDANTMCSALEAVFIHGLHAKHIRAEAGGKRKKSAHQKPLPQPVFWPLLKAVTHKHIVSELEHLIFVSTDVGRCRAWLRLALNDGLMECYLKLLLQEPARLCEYYQPTALLRDAEEGEFLLSFLQGLTSLSFELSYKSAILNEWTLTPLALSGLCPLSELDPLTTSGTELQRKESLDSISHSSGSEDIEVQHSGHKIRRNRKLTASSLSLDTAGSSQLSCSLNSDSCLLQENGSKSPDRSEEPMSYDSDLGTANADDSDPSLQEVLSEFSKAQVNSVPTNGLSGLSGEMEIPTGRASLPLPGLEASVPFDVPAEPLPPQASSGTQDGDRKQEPPPQAPGTLGLLQLGTAKAVPSVSILDQRPSSPVREAAARAVSPGSGQQKSLEDDGAARSLGVSSPTSPKSRSWISEDDFYRPPQEPPAESPSEPSVASSGGTPESQSGVLQHFSQGPRKSHSTGALDQACVPSPGGRPSRAAAAQEHQNFRVVHRRQMGLSNPFRGLMKLGTVERRGAMGIWKELFCELSPLEFRLYLNTEERTCVENCSLLRCEAVGPAHGDGRFELVFSGRKLALRASSQDEAEDWLDRVREALQKCRPQQEDEWVTIQYPEQPEDPPDAPQGGLPSHPDPPTEPETLQGTQFCWSSAQVPEPDAIKESLLYLYTDRTWMPYIFSLSLESLKCFRVRNNEKMLSDSHGVETIRDILPDTSLGGPSFFKIITAKAVLKLQAGNAEEAALWRDLVRKVLASYLETAEEAVTLGGSLDENCQEVLKFATRENGFLLRYLVAIPTEKGLDSQGCFCAGCSRQIGFSFVRPKLCAFSGLYYCDICHQDDASVIPARIIHNWDLTKRPICRQALKFLTQIRAQPLINLQLVNASLYEHVEQMRLVRRRREQLKLLGDYLGLCRSGALKELSKRLSHRNYLLESPHKYSVADLQQIADGAYEGFLDALIGFASQHVYHCDLCTQRGFICQICHHHDIIFPFEFDTTVRVFSTWARNHPLSL, encoded by the exons GTTGCAGAAGCAGTACGTGTCCTCGGACACAGTGGTCACTAGCGAAGACGGAGATGCCAACACCATGTGCAGTGCCCTGGAGGCCGTATTTATCCACGGCCTGCATGCCAAGCACATCCGAGCCGAGGccggagggaaaaggaagaagagcgCCCACCAGAAGCCTCTGCCTCAGCCTGTCTTCTGGCCCCTCCTGAAAGCTGTCACCCACAA gCACATCGTCTCGGAATTGGAGCACCTGATCTTTGTCAGCACGGACGTGGGCCGCTGCCGGGCCTGGCTGAGGCTGGCCCTCAATGACGGCCTGATGGAGTGCTACCTGAAGCTGCTCCTCCAGGAGCCCGCCCGCCTGTGCGAGTACTATCAGCCCACAGCCCTGCTTCGAGATGCCGAGGAGGGCGAGTTCCTCCTCAGCTTCCTGCAGGGACTGACGTCCTTATCCTTCGAGCTCTCCTACAAGTCCGCCATCTTAAACGAGTGGACGCTCACCCCGCTGGCTCTCTCTGGGCTTTGCCCGCTCTCTGAGCTCGACCCCCTCACCACCTCTGGGACAGAACTACAGCGGAAAGAGTCTCTGGATTCAATTTCCCATTCCTCAGGCTCGGAGGACATCGAAGTCCAGCACTCAGGCCACAAGATCCGACGGAACCGGAAGCTCACGGCCTCCTCCCTCAGCCTGGACACCGCCGGTTCATCCCAGCTGTCTTGCAGCCTAAACTCTGATAGCTGCCTACTCCAAGAGAATGGCTCCAAGAGTCCAGACCGTTCCGAGGAGCCCATGTCCTACGACTCCGACCTGGGGACAGCAAATGCCGATGATTCAGACCCGTCTCTGCAAGA GGTATTGTCGGAATTCAGCAAAGCCCAGGTAAACTCTGTGCCAACCAACGGACTGAGCGGACTGAGTGGAGAAATGGAGATTCCCACGGGGCGGGCCTCActccccctccccggcctggAGGCCAGCGTCCCTTTTGATGTGCCCGCAGAGCCCCTCCCGCCCCAAGCATCCTCTGGGACTCAAGATGGGGACCGCAAGCAGGAGCCGCCTCCCCAGGCACCTGGCACCCTGGGCTTGCTGCAGTTGGGCACTGCCAAAGCTGTCCCCTCGGTGAGCATTTTAGACCAGAGGCCTTCCAGTCCCGTGAGAGAGGCGGCGGCCAGAGCAGTCAGCCCGGGGAGTGGCCAGCAGAAGTCTCTGGAGGATGACGGAGCTGCACGGAGCCTTGGGGTGTCCTCACCCACCAGCCCG AAGAGCAGGAGCTGGATTTCAGAGGATGACTTCTACCGGCCTCCCCAGGAGCCGCCCGCAGAGAGCCCTTCAGAACCCTCCGTGGCTTCTTCCGGAGGGACTCCAGAGTCCCAGTCTGGGGTCCTCCAGCATTTTTCTCAGGGGCCAAGGAAAAGCCACTCCACGGGGGCCTTAGACCAAGCCTGCGTGCCTTCCCCAGGAGGCCGGCCAAGCAGGGCAGCGGCGGCCCAGGAGCACCAGAACTTCAGGGTGGTGCACCGCAGGCAGATGG gGCTGTCCAACCCATTCCGGGGTCTCATGAAGCTGGGCACCGTGGAGCGGCGGGGGGCGATGGGCATCTGGAAGGAACTCTTCTGCGAGCTCTCCCCTCTGGAGTTCCGCCTCTACCTGAACACCGAGGAACGCACCTGCGTGGAGAACTGCTCCCTGCTGCGCTGCGAGGCCGTGGGGCCAGCCCACGGCGACGGCCGCTTCGAGCTGGTCTTCTCTGGCAGGAAGCTGGCCCTGCGGGCCTCCTCCCAGGACGAAGCCGAGGACTGGCTGGACCGGGTGCGGGAGGCCCTACAGAAGTGCCGGCCCCAGCAGGAGGATGAGTGGGTGACCATCCAGTACCCGGAGCAGCCCGAGGACCCCCCAGACGCCCCCCAGGgtggcctcccctcccacccgGACCCACCCACTGAGCCCGAGACTCTCCAGGGCACGCAGTTCTGTTGGTCCTCTGCCCAAGTTCCCGAGCCAGACGCTATTAAAGAATCCCTTCTGTACCTGTACACGGACAGGACCTGGATGCCCTATATTTTTTCCCTATCCTTGGAGTCTCTGAAATGCTTCCGAGTGAGAAACAACGAGAAAATGTTAAGTGACAGCCACGGAGTTGAGACCATCCGAGATATCCTGCCAGACACGAGCCTCGGGGGCCCATCCTTCTTCAAAATCATCACGGCCAAGGCCGTCCTGAAGCTGCAGGCCGGGAATGCTGAGGAGGCCGCCCTGTGGAGGGATCTGGTACGCAAGGTCCTGGCGTCCTACTTGGAGACGGCCGAGGAGGCGGTGACACTGGGCGGGAGTCTGGACGAAAACTGTCAGGAGGTGCTGAAGTTCGCCACGCGGGAGAACGGCTTCCTGCTGCGGTACCTCGTGGCCATCCCCACGGAGAAAGGCCTCGACTCCCAGGGCTGCTTCTGTGCAG GCTGCTCCCGGCAGATTGGCTTCTCGTTTGTACGACCCAAGCTTTGTGCCTTCTCTGGCCTCTATTACTGCGACATCTGCCACCAAGACGATGCCTCGGTGATTCCGGCCAGGATCATCCACAACTGGGACCTCACCAAGCGCCCG ATCTGCCGGCAGGCTCTGAAGTTCCTGACGCAGATCCGGGCCCAGCCCCTCATCAACCTGCAGCTGGTGAATGCGTCGCTGTACGAGCATGTTGAGCAGATGCGCCTCGTCCGGAGGAGACGGGAGCAGCTGAAACTTCTGGGGGATTACCTGGGCCTGTGCCGAAGTGGGGCCCTGAAGGAGCTGAGCAAGAG gcTCAGCCACAGGAATTACCTCTTGGAGTCTCCCCACAAGTACAGTGTCGCTGACCTCCAGCAG ATCGCGGACGGGGCGTACGAAGGGTTCCTCGATGCCCTGATCGGATTCGCCTCCCAGCACGTCTACCACTGCGACCTGTGCACCCAGCGTGGCTTCATCTGCCAGATCTGCCACCACCACGACATCATCTTCCCCTTCGAGTTTGACACCACCGTCAG AGTGTTTTCGACGTGGGCAAGAAATCATCCCCTAAGTCTCTAG